In one Nicotiana tomentosiformis chromosome 6, ASM39032v3, whole genome shotgun sequence genomic region, the following are encoded:
- the LOC104118044 gene encoding heavy metal-associated isoprenylated plant protein 35 — protein sequence MRKLSFGKVLDCFSTTLSSSGSCFCINDFGNHDDLLESKPLMNNPSEDEHLVRLKDIINVGPPTLAFHLKPKVVVLRVSIHCNGCARKVEKHISKMEGVTMYQVDLETKKVVVIGDILPFQVLESISKVVKNAELSSWNTPQDDSL from the exons ATGAGGAAGCTAAGTTTTGGCAAAGTTTTAGACTGTTTTAGTACTACTCTTTCTTCTTCTGGATCTTGTTTTTGCATCAATGATTTTGGAAATCATGACGATTTGTTAGAAAGCAAGCCACTGATGAATAATCCTTCAGAAGATGAACATTTGGTGAGACTTAAGGATATCATTAATGTGGGACCTCCAACTCTAGCTTTCCATTTGAAGCCTAAG GTGGTGGTGCTAAGAGTGTCCATACACTGCAATGGTTGTGCAAGGAAAGTTGAGAAACACATCTCCAAAATGGAAG GGGTGACAATGTACCAAGTAGACCTTGAAACCAAGAAAGTGGTTGTTATTGGAGACATATTACCTTTCCAAGTTTTGGAGAGCATTTCAAAAGTCGTAAAAAATGCTGAGCTTTCGAGTTGGAACACTCCTCAAGATGACTCGTTATAA
- the LOC104118043 gene encoding probable ADP-ribosylation factor GTPase-activating protein AGD14 isoform X3 translates to MANRKEDEKNERIIRNLLKLPDNRRCMNCNSLGPQYVCTNFWTFVCTTCSGIHREFTHRVKSVSMAKFTSQEVSALQGGGNASAKVIYLKDWDTQRNSLPDGSNVERLRDFIKHVYVDRRYTGERSLEKPPRGKMAEAENLSENRKTDTYQGGSRSPPNEEVYERRYSNRPSPGGSSGGRSPGYDQRSPARAEVINDWRREDRFGNGRRSDDGRISDGGSKFESMSPDRQSDLDSSSPPMVRPVREILGDSVSPLRVIEPPKTNGGRSAAGGSMLTQRTASSSSLTSSNGNPVELKTETSLINFDDVPEPAASVPAPQIQQSATVMPVAQPTKSASDNWANFDSIAEVKASPAPSNTNLLESIFSELAAPATVTGHSAAPPGGSAPPVTPFSSFVPGAAIVENSVAFPFGGASAAPIGPTSLLSVSGTFANNPRGQWSNMLPQQSSLFPMTGPQPISQLSTPAAGGPSGNQQWNPSVTATTPGFPSRGTAQVSQAVNPALLGATSAVASQAAPVEIKSSGRKQLPEDLFAVNYSSIPGAFPGWHTGPQHGYGFAMQYNMSMATNALPQPSKSANPFDVINEPSSQASTVD, encoded by the exons ATGGCAAATCGAAAGGAGGATGAGAAGAATGAAAGGATTATACGGAATCTGCTTAAGCTTCCTGATAATCGACGGTGTATGAACTGTAATAGTTTG GGCCCGCAATATGTTTGCACTAATTTCTGGACATTTGTTTGCACAACATGCAGCGGTATACA TCGGGAGTTCACCCATAGAGTGAAGTCAGTATCCATGGCTAAATTTACCTCACAAGAAGTTAGTGCCCTCCAAGGAGGAGGAAATGCG AGTGCAAAGGTAATATATTTGAAGGACTGGGACACACAGCGTAATTCTCTCCCAGACGGCAG TAATGTAGAGAGGCTTCGTGATTTTATTAAGCATGTCTATGTGGATAGAAGATACACTGGTGAAAGGAGCCTTGAGAAGCCACCAAGGGGAAAAATG GCTGAAGCTGAGAACTTAAGCGAAAACAGGAAGACAGATACCTACCAAGGTGGGTCTCGAAGCCCACCAAATGAGGAAGTATATGAGCGACGATACAGCAACAGGCCTAGTCCTGGTGGGAGTAGTGGTGGGAGAAGTCCTGGATATGATCAAAGAAGTCCTGCACGTGCTGAAGTAATCAATGACTGGCGACGAGAGGATAGATTCGGGAATGGAAGGAGATCTGATGATGGTAGAATTTCGGATGGAGGATCCAAGTTTGAAAGCATGTCACCTGATCGTCAAAGCGACCTTGACTCATCCAGTCCCCCAATGGTTCGACCTGTTAGAGAGATTCTTGGAGATAGTGTATCTCCCCTTCGAGTTATTGAACCTCCGAAAACTAATGGTGGTAGGTCTGCTGCTGGTGGCTCCATGCTAACCCAG AGGACTGCATCTTCCAGTAGCTTGACGTCCTCCAATGGGAACCCTGTTGAACTTAAGACAGAAACCTCATTAATCAATTTTGATGATGTTCCTGAACCTGCAGCTTCTGTACCGGCCCCACAAATACAACAATCTGCTACAGTCATGCCTGTTGCACAACCGACAAAATCTGCTTCTGACAACTGGGCGAATTTTGATTCAATAGCAGAGGTGAAAGCATCTCCAGCTCCTTCAAACACCAATCTACTGGAATCTATATTCTCAGAGTTGGCTGCTCCAGCAACTGTAACTGGTCACTCTGCAGCACCTCCAGGTGGTAGTGCACCTCCGGTCACTCCCTTCAGTAGTTTTGTTCCTGGAGCTGCAATTGTGGAAAACTCAGTAGCATTTCCATTTGGTGGTGCTTCAGCTGCACCCATTGGACCGACATCACTACTGTCGGTTAGTGGTACCTTTGCAAATAACCCCAGAGGACAATGGTCTAATATGCTACCTCAGCAGAGTTCCTTGTTTCCTATGACTGGCCCACAGCCCATATCGCAGCTTTCTACTCCAGCTGCTGGTGGACCTTCTGGAAATCAG CAGTGGAATCCTTCAGTTACCGCAACTACACCTGGGTTTCCTAGTAGGGGAACTGCACAAGTGTCTCAAGCTGTAAACCCTGCCCTTCTGGGAGCCACTTCTGCAGTTGCATCTCAAGCTGCTCCTGTTGAAATCAAATCTAGCGGAAGAAAACAACTGCCTGAG GATTTGTTTGCTGTAAATTATTCTTCAATTCCTGGCGCTTTTCCAGGCTGGCATACTGGTCCACAGCATGGCTATGGATTCGCAATGCAATACAACATGTCTATG